In Anoplopoma fimbria isolate UVic2021 breed Golden Eagle Sablefish chromosome 15, Afim_UVic_2022, whole genome shotgun sequence, the genomic window TTTAACAAACCCACATTAAAGATTAAAGGGTCAGCCATTAGCACAAATCATGTACACTAGCCtgtacagaaaatatatttatatgaaagcATTTGATTCTTTTTAGCGTCTGGAACTATTCAGTGGGAAAATAAATTGGCAGACACATATTGAAGCAGTGCATACATTAACACAAACTTTCCTAAACCACAGGAAGACTGATTAGATATATAGAACCATAGCACGTTATTACGGATTTAGCTGTTCTAAGTCTACAAACTAACTAGTCCACGGCACAATTTCCATCACAGGGCCTGACACTGTTAGCTGCTGTCAGGGCTTGAAGACTCAATCTGGAAAGCAGGCCACAGTGGCAGCAAAATCCGAGCGATACCATTTTGTAATTGAATAGACCAGGTGCTAGGGAAGATAAACACACACTAGCCAAAGAGATAgcagcatttgtttttgtgaaattttCATTCTTACAGCCACAGTTTTTAGTTGTAACTGAATTAAGTAGTTctttaaatatcacattatGCACATGTTGAATCAGTGGTGGTTACTGGCTTCAAAAGAGGGTCAAACTCACTTTGGTTCAAGTCCAACAATTGaaacagataattacaatctaTTGGCAGTAGCTATGTTAACccatatgaaaaataaaaaataaacaaacatggcgATAGGTTCTGGTTTTTCAGTTGATATAATAACTTACAAAGGGGAACCAATGCCATGGCACTTCAGtgagtaaaacacaaaaacaatctgtgGAGCCGGTCCTGCTATGCTCCAAGAGACAAACtcagagctttttttctgtcatttgacAACTCGATTAGTCAACTAATGCTCCGAcacaagtcaaaaaaaaggagtCATAAGATCCTGTtagctttaaaaacactgtCTGTTTTGAAGTGAAATCCCATATCTACCAAGTCCGCTTTGAGCCATTGCATATTTACATGGACAAGGACACATCATGTGCCATCTATCCATTAAACATCACGAGTAAACCTAGAATAAAAGGTACTCACTGCAACAGCAAAAAGCTTTAACGTACTGTGCTGTAAAATCTATTTTCATGTGAAAAGTGGAACAGCAGTGGTACTGACTGTGACCCTCTGAAAGTTTACTAATAAATAATGTTCCTTTGCCGGGGGGAAAAAATACATAGTGACATTGCATAAAACAACCCAAGGCACACAACTTTTCCCTTTGTTTACAGAGCAGTGCAGAGGCAGAATCTATGACATTATCTACCTAACGCTTGGTCTAAAGGTGTGTTCTCGTAGTGTGGGACACGGCAGCTCGCTGAGAAGCTGGATGAGGTTGTGTTTTGAAATCAACTGACAAGTTGAAGCTCTACTCAAAATAGTAATagtcataattaaaaaaaaataaaagaaacgcAATTTAGTGTAGGAACCGGATGCTCATTTTCTGTTCCACGTCCACCTTCTCCAAGACCTGAGGGAAGAATCAAAAAGAGTAAGTTTAGatgcaaaacatatttctatGATTTGTAATGTGTAATAGACACAGCCAGGTTTAAACAAAGCTCAACGCTggctttaaaacacattcagccAAGTatgaactcaaacacacaacacattaaGCATGCActttgggggggggaaataacAGTACCAGGATGTTGAATCGgtttcaatatttaaatacatgtgATTTGCATTTGCTGACACAAACATGATCTccaaataaatctaaaatgtttcaaatgtacagcacttgCTAATGGTCAaaacttttcattaaaaacacatttttttttttttttttttttaaatcaggttGCTACTAGTTTAGTAAGAACACTTAGCATAAATTAATATCATAAATAAGTAGACAAAACTTGCCTTGATGAATTCATTGAAGGAAATGGAGTTGTCTCCATTGGTGTCAGCCTCCTGTATGGTCCTATCAGCAATGCTGCCAAGCTGTTCGTCTGAAATGTTTACACCAACCATCATCCGTAAGACCTGTACAGAACGAACAAAAATAACTTCCGTGGTTAATGAATGCTACTGAAAAACAGTTCCTGGCACAGATTAAATAGTACTCATGATGTTTGCTCAAACAATATGGTGTTGGTGCTACGTGTATTTAAGCACTACACCAGATAATTAATAGTTTTAACGGTTAAATGCCAAGTAAAACAGCAGCCACACTTGACTGCATGAttgtaaaaacagtgaaaacaggCAGCATTACTTTGAGTTGCATGTTTAGAGCGATAGAGGCTCGTGCATCACATGAAGCAGGCGACACAGAAGTGTTTTGCGCAAAACAAGAGATCCGTCTGAGTCATTTAACCCAGAGCTTAAAGCAATTACAGGTCGCACAATGTCACAGAAACCGAGGTGGCTTCACAGAGGGACAACAAATAACACGGGCGAAGGCAAAATACAGGATATTAGACTGTCTGGGAGAAATCAACCTGTAGTTAAGGTGAGATATCATTATCAGCACAAGGGCAAAGTCTTCTTATTGCCAGGGAAATCCCTCTCTGTATGGAGCATTTTGACATGTTGCACAATAGCATCTGTTCCCTTCTTTAAACATAGACTGAATAGCAATTATTTTCAGAGGTATTAGCAGTGGCTTTGCATTGGACCAATTTCAGTTAGAATTATTCACCATCTGGCTTTTTTAACTATTGCGTGAACACGTTGTTTCCTCATACTGTACTGTGACTCAGCGTCTTATTTACATGACAAACACATCCACTCACCTGCAGCAGCTCGTCTCGAGAGATTTTGTCATCTCTGTCCAGGTCATACAGACGGAAAgcaactggaaaaataaaataaaaaacgtaCAAGTCATGTCAGACACAGTTAACCTCACTATGAAATCGTGTGAATGTGGTGAATGACCCCGGACATGCCCGTGTGGCTGAGCTCTGCACTCACAGAGCAGCTTGTTCGTCCGGCTGTTGAGCGGCTCGCTAACGGCGGCGTTCTTGCTCTTCTCATTGTCCTCGATTGGTCGGAAGTGAGCCAAGGTCCGCATGAAGCCCCTGAAGTTCACCTGGTCCTCTCTTTGAAATAagaaacacagaataataaaacacagcccattaaaacagagaaaaaaaggatcTACTACCTCTTTGTTGCGGCTCAGATTGCCTTTACACTCAGCCGTAGGGGCAACACAATGAAAACTCAAACTAGCCGTAACCCAACACCATTTTACACCGTTGGACACTCTCCACTTCTATTCTCAAGTTGTTATAAAAGCAAACATCCCAAAACCAGAGCAACAGGAACACATCTATAAACCATTGAGAGCCACAGCTAAAGCTCAGACGCCTACACATTTGACTTTTTGGAATTTTAATGATACATTTGGAAACATCTGGTTTTCAACTTTCAGACtgataaaaaacagcaaaacaactgcagaatatatataaagaacCTGCGGTGGTCaaaaaagttgatttttttttttttttttttcaaacacagaaTTGTCAGGAAACGACTGAGCGTCTTATGTCTGCAGTGAGGCAGCCACAACTGAAAAGCCTGGTGGCCTCGTTCAGATTTGTGGTGGTTGTGACTCAAACCTATAATGCACACTTCTGCGAAAAACAAGATCTTAAAAGACAGCAGACCAATAACAGGCACACAACTCACCCCTCAGGGAAGAACGCATTGATGATTCTGTCTCCCAGCGGATTGATGGCCAACTCCGGGATCCTCTGGAAATCTTCTCGACTGCAGACATTAGGAGATATGATCAATCAATTATAGCACAACACAGAGTAAGGCTTAATACAGATTTTACACTGTGATCcactttaaaaagacacaacatgGTACAAAGCTCATGCAGCAATGTCCTCATTATTCTTAAAAAACAGACTtgatttgaaatatgaaaacaggagaagatgaacaaaaaaaaacaggacggtaaataaacatttttgataCTGAAAATAACTTTGGCTGGGAAGAATCAAGAACAAAATGGAAGTTGGTCAGCTAGGATATGTGTAAATCTCACTATTGTGGCAACTAATGGATGATAAAGGAAGGTCATCTGACTGCATGCTGTGACTGAAAACACCGGAGCATGAATAAGCAGAACCAAGAACATGTTATgtgtaaacaaaacaagttcCCTGAATCCATAAAGggatgtatttatattttacccTCTGGAGACTGATATTCAAATGAACCCTCGAGGCCAAATCCAAAGAAATCTTTTAGCCGCTGCAATGATTACCTATTTCTTCACCTATTGTTTGTTCTGTCCAGACTAAGGAACGAGCAGGAAGTTAATCACAAACCATAGAAATGTCACACTGAGGTCTCAACTTCACAATCTAAAACCTGCTCAGATAATCAGCTAAATGAAAGATTTCATTATCAATCCCCATCTGAGAATGAGTGACGTCGTCATACACTCTGGCTGACAGCGTTATTTAATGACATTGCAGTTTCGCTTTCCTATTGAATTTCTATTCAAGTGGTACATTTATTGACTTAAAAATGTTGCAACTCCAAATGtgtcaaatacaataaaacactcttttcaaatgaattcaAACAGTATTTTTGTTCCTGCTTAAATCTcgtatttttctgtatttctgttttagGAATATCAACATTCTGGACATGTTGATGAacgcaaaaacatattttttcttagtaaaaaaggaagaaacacaGACAAAGCATATATTAAGCTTGTTCATTAAAAGACAAtttaatataagataaaataagatgatcctttattagtcccgcagcagggacatttacaggattacagcagcatagagcatagtgcaaacaagagacatagtaaaaaataagatcaaaaataagtaattataaataagcaaataaccaattaaaaaaaaaacagtaaagaatccacagtaacttaaatattatatatacaggcAGAAACTATTATAATTTGCAAAGgtttgcatgaatgttagttagagtctgatggtggcaccttgcatggtagcctgtcatcagtgtgtgaatgggtgaatgatatgtaacatactactgattgtaagtcgctttggataaaagcgtctgctaaatgactgtaatgtcatgtcatgtaatgtaatgtttaagtGAGAAACTACCACACATTTAAACACCCAATCTGTCCTCCAGAATAGATTATATAAACTAAAATGTCCTGCTCGGCTTGCCTGCCAAATGTAAGCAGATCTAATCAGCCACAGCATCTGGCTggtgtttcatgtgtttattcCCACAGAGGTGGTTTTGGTTACTGCTTACCTGAGGGTGCCGTTCTCTCCTTTATCCAGGCTGGTGAAGCGGCTGTACAGGCGGGTGATCTGACTGTGTGAGACTGTGGGGAGGAGATAACAGGGATGCATTGCTTCAGTCAATAATAACTTTTCACCTAAATACTccattactactactaccagAAGTCATATTCACAGTTTGCATGTGTGCACTCCCTTTCCCTGTTACACAAGAGTCTTGCAATAGATGCTATTTGTGTAACTTCCTTTAAGTATGTGGTTGAAGAAATGTTAGGCTTAACACCTAGCTGGATAAGTTTAGTACAGTGAAAGGGATCACACATGTCTTTATCTTACACTGCAGGAATAAGTGTGAGTTCAACTTACAGCCAGTCTCCTTCTTAATTTCTTCAATTTCCTCTTCTCGGAGTAACGTGGAGGCTCTGGATCCCATGATGAAATGTGATTTAAGGAGACTTGTCACCCTACCCAGCTGTGGGAGAATCTCAATCCGGATTTGTGTTAAAGTTAGCAAACAAGCTAACGCAGGGAGCTAAAAAAACACCCTGTTTGCTGTGAACTCACCACGTTACTACACTTCAACACGAGCAGCTGTTTTATATCTATTAAATTATGTTTCCCAGTCTGCAGTCTGTTTGCTAGTAAAGCTTGTCCACCGTCTGCCGTGTTTTCATTCTACTAATACGGGTTTCGACCAAGTTATCTTCCTGTTTCACAGGCTGGGTGGGAAGCAGAGGGCAGGTCCGAGGAGAGGCCGCCTCCCTACAAGGACAGCTTCCGCGGAAATAGGTATCAGAGTTTCTAGCCTGCTTAAAATTCAATGCttatgtgttttataaaaatcatatttcattttaaaataccaTGTTATCCACTCTCTTGATGGAATAAAGCTTATAtttaaaattctaaataaaacagtggatatttgaaatattataGATGTATTACAGTCAGGCATATTAAAGGAAGGCTAGCAGCTCCAAGTAGGACCCATCCCGTCCTGTTTGGGGGACCATCTCAACCGGGACAGTTAAAATGCTGTTGAGAGTATTAGTTATATGCTATTATGTAATGATTACTCATCCAATTTAATAGTTAAAACTTactaattatattaatatcacctctaaaaataataataaataattcgatccttaaaatatgtgtgtctgttttttctataaaaaagttaatacaaatatatatttaaaatactctttcttaatttaaaaaaaaaaatccagaaacaTATGAATGTGGAATTTTAAATTAGGCTCAAACAtgaaattgtaataaaaataataataaataatttgatcCGTAAAATGTGGGGGggttttttcttcaaaaaagttaatacaaaaactatatatatttaaaatactctttcttaatttaaaaaaaaatccagaaacaTATGAATGTGTAATTTTAAATTAGGCTCAAACATCAAATTGTAATAACataagcaaaacatatttttttaatggagagTGGGACTTGATGTGAAGGAATGTGCATATCCtctaataataaatattcagaGCAAATAGGGAATAGCTAAACATCAAATAATCTAATCATCTCAACCGGGACAGTTGGTCAGGCGGTGACATGCTGTTGAGAGTAGTAGTTATATGCTATTATGTAACGATTAATCATCTAATTTAATAGTTAAAACTTACTAATTATATTAACATCAcctctaaaaataataataaataattcaattcgttaaatgtgtgtttatttttcttcacaaaaagtaaaacaatactCCTAATATTTTAGTttcaaaaaaatccacaaactAATTGTAATTTTCAATTAGGCTCAAACAtgaaattgtaataaaaataataataaataattcgatccgtaaaatgttttttttttcttcaaaaaagttaatacaaaaactatatatatttaaaatactctttcttaatttaaaaagaaatccagaAACATATGAATGTGTAATTTTAAATTAGGCTCAAACATCAAATTGTAATAACTataagcaaaacatattttttaatggaTAGTGGGTCTTGATGTGAAGGAATGTGCATATCTtctaataataaatattcagaGCAAATAGGGAAAAGCTAAACATCAAAtaatctatatctatataataaaaagcccaaaacaaattaataaaatacacattgtaGGTAATTCAAAGACAAACATTATAAATAGTCAAATAACAGTGGAAGAATAATATAGCCAACCATCAATACAATCCCCAAAATAACCTCCACACAAATTAATTACATCTTCATTATAATAGAGAGTAGTAGTTATATGCTACTATGTAACGATTAAtcatataatttaataattaaaactaaCAAATTATATTAACATCAcctctaaaaataataataaataatttgatccgtaaaatgtctttttttcttcttcaaaaaagttaatacaaaaactatatatatttaaaata contains:
- the chp1 gene encoding calcineurin B homologous protein 1, whose amino-acid sequence is MGSRASTLLREEEIEEIKKETGFSHSQITRLYSRFTSLDKGENGTLSREDFQRIPELAINPLGDRIINAFFPEGEDQVNFRGFMRTLAHFRPIEDNEKSKNAAVSEPLNSRTNKLLFAFRLYDLDRDDKISRDELLQVLRMMVGVNISDEQLGSIADRTIQEADTNGDNSISFNEFIKVLEKVDVEQKMSIRFLH